From Helicobacteraceae bacterium, a single genomic window includes:
- a CDS encoding sulfurtransferase translates to MKGLLVGANTLFRAAIAAGVLTLSAFAAAPSGPLVTTDWLADNLKDAKIRVIEVSVNPGVYERGHIPGAVNFSWHTDLNDKVKRDIVSRADFEKLLSKTGVASDTTVILYGDTNNWFAAWGAWVFDIYGVKNVKLLDGGRVKWEKENKPLDNRVPEYKATNFKVADINDALRARLTDVLSVAKDGKKAKLLDIRSPDEYAGKVFAPAGIQELSIRAGHIPGAVNVPWGKAVNEDGTFKSKAELQELYASVGVDGKLPVITYCRIGERSSHTWFALAKILGYKAKNYDGSWTEYGNSVGAPIDNPAGTIWAAK, encoded by the coding sequence ATGAAAGGTTTGTTAGTTGGCGCAAATACGCTTTTCAGAGCGGCGATCGCCGCGGGAGTCCTGACGCTTAGCGCGTTCGCGGCGGCTCCTAGCGGTCCGCTGGTTACTACCGATTGGCTCGCCGACAATCTTAAAGACGCGAAGATTCGCGTTATCGAGGTGAGCGTAAATCCGGGCGTTTACGAGCGCGGTCATATTCCGGGCGCGGTTAATTTCTCGTGGCATACCGATCTTAACGACAAGGTAAAGCGCGACATTGTAAGCCGCGCCGATTTTGAGAAGTTGCTTTCTAAAACGGGCGTGGCGAGCGATACGACGGTTATTCTCTACGGCGACACAAATAATTGGTTCGCCGCGTGGGGCGCGTGGGTATTCGATATTTACGGCGTTAAGAACGTCAAGCTGCTAGACGGCGGGCGCGTAAAGTGGGAGAAGGAAAACAAGCCTCTCGACAACCGCGTTCCCGAATACAAGGCGACGAATTTCAAGGTCGCGGACATTAACGACGCGCTTCGCGCGCGCCTTACGGACGTGCTAAGCGTCGCAAAAGACGGCAAGAAAGCCAAACTGCTCGATATTCGATCGCCCGACGAATACGCGGGCAAGGTTTTCGCCCCCGCGGGCATTCAGGAGCTTAGCATTCGCGCTGGACATATTCCTGGCGCCGTGAACGTGCCTTGGGGCAAAGCGGTGAACGAAGACGGCACGTTTAAATCCAAGGCGGAACTCCAAGAGCTTTACGCGAGCGTGGGCGTGGACGGCAAGCTGCCGGTAATTACCTATTGCCGCATAGGGGAGCGCTCTAGCCACACTTGGTTCGCTCTGGCGAAGATTTTGGGATATAAAGCCAAAAACTACGACGGTTCTTGGACGGAATACGGCAACTCGGTAGGAGCGCCTATCGACAATCCCGCCGGCACGATCTGGGCGGCTAAATAG